One window of the Petroclostridium xylanilyticum genome contains the following:
- a CDS encoding recombinase family protein, with amino-acid sequence MPLAYGITGTNTKNRVEFKRMIDDCMAGRIDLIITKSISRFARNTLDCLKYVRLLKEKGIAVYFEKENIDTLDAKGEVLLTILSSLAQDESRSISENSRWGIVRRFQQGKVRVNHKKFMGYDKDENGELVINEKEAEIVRRVFEEYLKGKSCYKIAEGLEADGILTATGGRKWHESVIKKMLQNEKYAGDALLQKTITVDFLTHKRIINKGHVQQYYVENSHPPIISKETFERAQQEMERRRKLKGVTDENRSRHSNKYAFSGKIICGECGSRFRRVRWGQGEKYKKYVWVCRNRDEKGPEGCSMKAVDEEKLKQAFVRMVNRQIKDPERFISRMLENIEKVFAERANSVDVTAIDKRLDELREEMERLVKLNVKANLDADIYGEEYARITGEMEELRQQRSAFTQAEFKRKDTLARVREIEKMLRGQEIVKGFDEDLFTSLVERIRVKSLVEVVFVLKAGVEVREIL; translated from the coding sequence GTGCCCTTAGCCTATGGAATTACAGGGACTAACACAAAAAACAGAGTGGAATTTAAAAGAATGATAGATGACTGCATGGCCGGCAGGATTGACCTGATTATTACAAAGTCAATTTCAAGGTTTGCGAGAAACACTCTGGATTGCCTTAAATATGTGCGGCTCTTAAAGGAGAAGGGTATAGCGGTATATTTTGAAAAGGAAAACATTGATACCTTGGATGCTAAAGGAGAAGTTTTGCTCACCATTCTTTCATCGTTGGCGCAAGATGAGTCGAGGTCGATTTCGGAAAACAGCCGGTGGGGAATTGTGCGCAGGTTCCAGCAGGGCAAGGTCAGGGTTAATCACAAAAAATTCATGGGCTATGATAAGGATGAAAATGGAGAGTTGGTGATAAATGAGAAGGAAGCGGAAATTGTCCGGCGGGTTTTTGAAGAATACCTGAAGGGTAAAAGCTGCTATAAGATTGCAGAAGGCCTTGAAGCAGATGGCATCCTTACAGCTACAGGTGGAAGGAAGTGGCATGAATCGGTCATTAAAAAGATGCTGCAAAACGAAAAATATGCCGGGGATGCGCTTTTGCAGAAGACTATCACAGTGGATTTTCTCACCCATAAGCGGATCATAAACAAGGGGCATGTTCAGCAGTACTATGTGGAAAACAGCCATCCACCCATTATATCGAAGGAAACCTTTGAAAGGGCGCAGCAGGAAATGGAGCGGAGGCGCAAACTGAAAGGTGTTACTGATGAAAACCGCAGCAGGCACAGCAACAAATATGCCTTTTCAGGAAAGATTATTTGCGGCGAGTGCGGTTCGCGGTTCCGGAGAGTCCGCTGGGGTCAGGGGGAGAAGTATAAAAAGTATGTGTGGGTGTGCAGAAACCGGGATGAAAAGGGGCCGGAAGGCTGCAGCATGAAGGCGGTGGATGAAGAAAAGCTTAAGCAAGCCTTTGTCCGGATGGTTAATCGGCAGATAAAGGATCCAGAAAGGTTTATCTCAAGAATGCTTGAGAATATAGAAAAAGTTTTTGCGGAGAGGGCCAATTCTGTTGATGTTACTGCTATTGATAAGCGGCTGGATGAACTCCGGGAAGAAATGGAGCGGCTTGTGAAGCTCAATGTTAAGGCCAATCTTGACGCGGATATTTACGGCGAGGAATATGCCAGGATAACCGGAGAGATGGAGGAGCTAAGGCAGCAACGTTCGGCCTTTACTCAGGCAGAGTTTAAGCGGAAAGATACCCTTGCAAGGGTTAGGGAGATAGAAAAAATGCTTAGGGGACAGGAAATTGTGAAGGGGTTTGATGAGGATTTGTTTACTTCACTGGTGGAGAGAATACGGGTAAAGTCACTGGTGGAGGTGGTGTTTGTGTTGAAGGCGGGGGTTGAGGTAAGGGAGATACTATAA
- the ltrA gene encoding group II intron reverse transcriptase/maturase produces MKPTAEILERINKNSNEHKDGVYTRLYRYLLREDIYYSAYQKLYSNKGASTEGIDNDTADGFGKKYVESSIEELSNNTYKPKPVRREYIKKSNGKMRPLGIPSFRDKLLQEVMRRFLEAIYEPIFSDFSHGFRPNRSCHTALKQTLPYFKGARWFIEGDIKGCFDNIDHDKLIEILQRKIKDSKFINIIRSFLKAGYIEDFRYNQTYSGTPQGGILSPILANIYLNELDNKIMEIKQNFDKPATRCVNPTYDEIRGKRYWLQQKLKNATDEEKPVLISRINEYSKKLLKLPYKSQTDKNIAFVRYADDFLIAVRGNKEDCIKIKEQLREFLNDELKLTLSDEKTLITHSSEKVRFLGYDISVRRNQQISTNSLGHKKRQLNGTVELLVPLEKIEKFMFDKGIIRQSKAKKFHPIHRKGWLYLPDQEILERYNAEIRGILNYYHLANNYNKLNYFQYLMEYSCLATLAGKHNSSISKVIDKYKSGKGWAIKYKTEKGKTREKRIVKLQDCKGFCDDNIVRHIYSVNTNATIRARLQAGVCELCGSRGKSNYEVHHVSSVKGLEGNKLWEQIMKIKNRKTLVVCEDCHKAIHS; encoded by the coding sequence ATGAAACCAACAGCTGAAATTTTGGAGCGTATCAATAAAAATTCAAATGAGCACAAAGATGGAGTATATACTCGCTTATACCGTTATCTTTTAAGGGAAGATATTTATTACAGTGCATACCAAAAATTATATTCCAATAAAGGAGCATCAACTGAAGGTATTGATAATGATACTGCTGATGGATTTGGAAAGAAATATGTAGAAAGTTCAATAGAAGAATTAAGCAATAATACTTATAAACCCAAGCCGGTACGCAGAGAATATATCAAGAAATCCAATGGGAAAATGCGACCTTTAGGAATACCGTCATTTAGAGATAAGCTATTACAAGAAGTTATGCGTAGATTTTTAGAAGCTATTTATGAACCGATTTTTAGTGATTTTTCACATGGATTTAGACCTAATAGAAGTTGTCACACTGCATTAAAGCAGACACTTCCATATTTCAAAGGTGCAAGATGGTTTATAGAAGGAGATATAAAAGGCTGTTTTGATAATATTGACCATGATAAGCTTATTGAAATATTACAAAGAAAAATTAAAGACAGTAAGTTTATAAACATTATTCGTAGTTTTCTAAAGGCAGGATATATAGAGGATTTCAGATATAACCAAACATATTCTGGAACACCTCAAGGAGGGATTTTATCCCCAATACTTGCCAATATTTATCTGAATGAATTGGATAATAAAATCATGGAGATTAAACAAAACTTCGATAAGCCGGCAACAAGGTGTGTAAATCCAACATACGACGAGATTAGAGGGAAAAGATATTGGTTACAGCAGAAACTTAAAAATGCTACTGATGAAGAAAAACCGGTTCTGATTTCAAGAATTAATGAATATAGTAAGAAACTTTTGAAATTACCCTATAAATCACAAACGGATAAAAATATAGCTTTTGTAAGATATGCTGATGACTTTTTAATAGCAGTAAGAGGAAATAAAGAAGATTGCATTAAAATTAAAGAACAATTAAGAGAATTTCTAAATGATGAATTAAAGCTTACCTTAAGTGATGAAAAGACTTTGATTACTCACAGTAGTGAAAAAGTTAGGTTCTTAGGATATGACATTTCAGTTAGACGTAATCAACAAATATCAACTAATTCATTAGGACACAAGAAACGTCAGCTGAATGGCACTGTAGAATTATTAGTTCCTTTAGAGAAGATAGAAAAGTTTATGTTTGATAAAGGTATCATTAGACAGAGCAAAGCTAAAAAGTTTCACCCGATACACAGAAAAGGATGGCTATATCTCCCAGACCAAGAAATCTTGGAAAGATACAATGCTGAAATTCGTGGAATACTCAATTATTACCACCTAGCCAACAATTATAATAAACTTAATTATTTTCAATACTTGATGGAATATAGCTGCCTTGCAACTTTAGCAGGAAAGCATAATTCTTCAATAAGTAAAGTAATTGACAAATATAAAAGCGGCAAAGGTTGGGCAATAAAATATAAAACAGAAAAAGGTAAAACACGAGAAAAGAGAATTGTAAAACTTCAAGATTGCAAAGGGTTCTGTGATGATAATATTGTTAGACACATTTATTCTGTAAATACCAATGCTACTATTAGAGCAAGACTGCAAGCAGGAGTTTGCGAGCTTTGCGGTAGCAGGGGAAAGTCTAATTATGAGGTTCACCATGTTTCAAGTGTAAAGGGACTAGAAGGCAATAAGCTTTGGGAGCAGATAATGAAAATCAAAAATAGAAAAACATTAGTGGTATGCGAGGATTGCCATAAGGCAATACATAGTTAA